From a single Sinorhizobium sp. RAC02 genomic region:
- the cysE gene encoding serine O-acetyltransferase — MAPQASLHVLPVANRPDGAIWAQMRATAEIIGSRQPHLAELLLPVRKASTGRQMLIGTLAARLAHSAGDRALAVQILASVEDGELLAETEADLIAITTRDPANPDPLAALLNLKGFQALQVHRFAYRLWRDGRIEGARWLSSQASLVFGVDIHPAARLGRGIMLDHGSGIVIGETAVIEDDVSMLQHVTLGGTGRDKGDRHPKVRRGVLIGAGAQILGNIEIGAYSKVAAGSVVLENVPPHTTVAGVPAKIVRQHPAHEVPAATMDQRID, encoded by the coding sequence ATGGCGCCCCAGGCGAGCCTGCATGTATTGCCTGTCGCCAATCGCCCGGACGGAGCGATCTGGGCGCAGATGCGCGCCACCGCCGAGATTATCGGCAGTCGCCAGCCGCATCTGGCAGAACTTCTCCTTCCCGTCCGCAAGGCCTCGACCGGTCGGCAGATGCTGATCGGCACGCTTGCCGCGCGGCTTGCCCATTCGGCCGGCGACCGGGCACTTGCCGTGCAGATTCTCGCCTCCGTCGAAGACGGGGAACTGCTCGCCGAGACGGAAGCCGATCTCATTGCCATCACGACACGCGATCCGGCCAATCCCGATCCGCTTGCCGCGCTCCTCAACCTCAAGGGGTTTCAGGCTCTTCAGGTCCATCGCTTCGCCTATCGCCTGTGGCGTGACGGCCGGATAGAGGGTGCGCGCTGGCTTTCCTCGCAAGCATCGCTGGTCTTCGGCGTGGACATCCACCCCGCTGCACGCCTCGGCCGCGGCATCATGCTCGACCATGGCTCGGGCATCGTGATCGGCGAAACGGCGGTCATCGAGGATGACGTTTCGATGTTGCAGCACGTGACGCTCGGCGGCACGGGCCGCGACAAGGGCGACCGGCATCCGAAGGTGCGCCGCGGTGTGCTCATCGGCGCCGGCGCGCAAATCCTGGGAAATATCGAGATCGGTGCCTATAGCAAGGTCGCGGCGGGCAGCGTGGTGCTGGAAAACGTTCCGCCGCACACCACGGTCGCTGGTGTTCCGGCAAAGATCGTCCGGCAGCATCCTGCGCACGAGGTGCCGGCGGCAACGATGGACCAGCGGATCGATTGA
- a CDS encoding tetratricopeptide repeat protein has translation MAAVAATSLALLLTGCQSTATSTDVLKVERAQGSEENISSLSAVIAANPQDAGAYNVRGSAYGRAGQHRRAIDDFNRAIELNPRLYQAYANRALVERSTGDTAQAAADYNTALQLNPNYDVAYIGRGNLYRQAGRLDDAFGDFNKAIQLDTTDPRAYHNRGLIYQVRRQHDKAIDDFSKAISLSPNSAEPYNGRGISYAAQGDDDNAFSDFNTAINLDGKLAESWANQALIYERRGEMARAAKSYSHALKLDPNYAPAKAGLARTRGAVNTAKPA, from the coding sequence ATGGCCGCTGTCGCCGCCACGTCCCTCGCCTTGCTGCTCACCGGCTGCCAGTCGACCGCAACGTCTACGGATGTGCTGAAGGTCGAGCGCGCGCAGGGCTCGGAAGAGAACATCTCCTCGCTCTCGGCCGTCATTGCCGCCAATCCCCAAGATGCCGGAGCCTACAACGTGCGCGGTTCGGCCTATGGCCGTGCTGGTCAGCATCGTCGCGCCATCGATGACTTCAACCGTGCAATCGAGCTCAACCCGCGCCTCTACCAGGCCTATGCGAACCGCGCGCTCGTCGAGCGCAGCACGGGCGACACGGCGCAGGCGGCAGCCGACTACAACACGGCGCTGCAGCTCAACCCCAATTATGACGTCGCCTATATCGGCCGCGGCAACCTCTATCGGCAAGCCGGCCGCCTCGACGACGCGTTCGGCGATTTCAACAAGGCGATCCAGCTCGATACGACCGACCCGCGCGCCTATCACAATCGCGGCCTGATCTATCAGGTCCGCCGCCAGCACGACAAGGCGATCGACGACTTCTCGAAGGCCATCTCGCTCTCGCCGAACTCGGCAGAACCCTATAACGGCCGCGGCATTTCCTATGCCGCGCAGGGCGACGACGACAATGCGTTCTCGGATTTCAACACGGCGATCAACCTCGACGGCAAGCTCGCCGAATCCTGGGCGAACCAGGCGCTGATCTATGAGCGCCGCGGCGAGATGGCGCGCGCCGCCAAGTCCTATTCGCACGCCCTCAAGCTCGATCCGAACTACGCACCGGCCAAGGCTGGCCTCGCCCGCACCCGCGGCGCGGTCAACACCGCCAAGCCGGCCTGA
- the rpsU gene encoding 30S ribosomal protein S21 encodes MQVLVRDNNVDQALRALKKKMQREGIFREMKMRDFYEKPSQKRAREKAEAVRRVRKLARKRAQREAGGVTARPGAR; translated from the coding sequence GTGCAGGTACTAGTCCGCGACAACAACGTTGATCAGGCTCTCCGCGCTCTCAAGAAGAAGATGCAGCGCGAAGGTATTTTTCGTGAAATGAAGATGCGCGACTTCTATGAGAAGCCGTCGCAGAAGCGTGCGCGCGAAAAGGCCGAAGCCGTTCGCCGCGTTCGCAAGCTGGCCCGCAAGCGCGCACAGCGCGAAGCTGGCGGCGTCACTGCTCGTCCGGGCGCCCGTTAA
- a CDS encoding sarcosine oxidase subunit beta family protein has translation MRKYSVFAVAREALRGHKGWEAQWTSPEPRKEYDVIIIGGGGHGLGAAYYLAKEHGITNVAVIEKGWLGGGNTGRNTTIIRSNYLYDESMDIYEHSLKLWEGLSQDLNYNVMYSPRGVMMLSHNVHDKQSFGRHIHANRLHGIDNEWLTPQQAKEFCPPLDISATARYPINGAALQRRGGTARHDAVAWGYARAASDRGVHVIQNCEVKGIRRGPDGAVTGVETSKGFIGAKKIAVSASGHNSVILSMADVKLPLHSVPLQALVSEPMKPIFPCVVMSNSVHAYISQSDKGELVIGAGTDQYNSYSQTGGLQIITHTLDAICELFPMFRRVKMMRQWGGITDNTPDRSAIQGVTPVPNLFVNCGWGTGGFKATPGSAHLFAHLIAKGEPHKLASGLTLDRFRTGRLIDEAAAAAVAH, from the coding sequence ATGCGCAAATATTCGGTTTTCGCCGTCGCCCGCGAGGCGCTGCGCGGCCACAAGGGGTGGGAGGCACAGTGGACCTCGCCCGAGCCGCGCAAGGAATACGATGTGATCATCATCGGCGGGGGCGGCCACGGGCTGGGCGCTGCCTATTACCTTGCCAAGGAGCACGGCATCACCAATGTCGCGGTGATCGAGAAGGGCTGGCTCGGCGGCGGCAATACCGGCCGCAACACGACGATCATCCGCTCGAACTATCTCTATGACGAGAGCATGGACATCTACGAGCATTCGCTGAAGCTCTGGGAAGGGCTGAGCCAGGATCTCAACTACAATGTCATGTACTCGCCGCGCGGCGTGATGATGCTGTCGCACAATGTGCACGACAAGCAGTCCTTCGGCCGTCACATCCATGCCAATCGTCTGCACGGCATCGACAATGAATGGCTGACGCCGCAGCAGGCGAAGGAATTCTGCCCGCCGCTCGATATTTCCGCGACGGCCCGCTACCCGATCAACGGTGCGGCCCTCCAGCGCCGCGGCGGCACCGCCCGCCACGACGCCGTTGCCTGGGGCTATGCGCGTGCTGCGTCGGATCGCGGCGTGCATGTCATCCAGAACTGCGAGGTCAAGGGCATTCGCCGCGGGCCGGACGGGGCGGTGACGGGTGTGGAAACCTCGAAGGGTTTCATCGGCGCCAAGAAGATCGCCGTGTCGGCCTCCGGCCACAACTCGGTCATCCTGTCGATGGCCGACGTCAAGCTGCCGCTGCATTCCGTGCCGCTGCAGGCGCTGGTGTCCGAGCCGATGAAGCCGATCTTCCCCTGCGTGGTCATGTCCAACTCGGTGCATGCCTACATCTCGCAGTCGGACAAGGGCGAACTCGTCATCGGCGCGGGCACGGACCAGTACAATTCGTATTCCCAGACCGGCGGCCTCCAGATCATCACCCATACGCTGGATGCGATTTGCGAGCTCTTCCCGATGTTTCGCCGCGTCAAGATGATGCGCCAGTGGGGCGGCATCACCGACAACACGCCGGACCGTTCGGCGATCCAGGGCGTGACGCCGGTTCCGAACCTCTTCGTCAATTGCGGCTGGGGCACCGGCGGCTTCAAGGCGACGCCGGGTTCGGCGCACCTCTTCGCGCATCTCATTGCGAAGGGCGAGCCGCACAAGCTGGCGTCCGGTTTGACGCTCGACCGCTTCCGTACCGGTCGCCTCATCGACGAGGCAGCGG